A single genomic interval of bacterium harbors:
- a CDS encoding response regulator: MPPKVLIVDDENAMRLVIRKALEPLGLSLHFSSDGIHALDALRCNPGFDLLITDISMPVVDGRQLIATIRADKSMAQIPILITSGVVGVHEIADLLDIGATRFVAKPINAASFREDVTACLDLAPAAG; the protein is encoded by the coding sequence GTGCCGCCCAAAGTCCTGATCGTCGACGACGAGAACGCCATGCGCCTGGTGATCCGCAAGGCTCTCGAGCCCCTGGGCCTGTCATTGCACTTCAGCAGCGACGGCATCCACGCCCTCGACGCCCTGCGTTGCAATCCCGGCTTCGATCTGCTGATCACCGACATCAGCATGCCGGTGGTCGACGGCCGGCAGCTCATCGCCACCATCCGTGCCGACAAGTCCATGGCCCAGATCCCGATCCTGATCACGTCGGGCGTGGTCGGCGTGCACGAGATCGCCGATCTGCTCGACATCGGGGCGACGCGCTTCGTGGCCAAGCCCATCAATGCCGCCTCGTTCCGCGAGGACGTGACGGCCTGCCTCGACCTGGCGCCCGCCGCCGGTTGA
- the arsB gene encoding ACR3 family arsenite efflux transporter, with amino-acid sequence MDKACITKKPQGLSVFEKYLTAWVLLCIAAGIVLGKVAPQLARTLDGLTIDAGGAPVVSIPIAVCLFFMMYPIMEKIDFGEVVQAGKSARPVTLTLVINWLIKPFTMVAIAAFCLGSVFKGLIGPDAVDLVKMPFGLDLPVGAVHGVGTVVLHDGVKMLEVPLWRSYLAGCILLGIAPCTAMVLVWGYLARGNDGHTLVMVAINSLTMLFVFGPLGGFLLGVGRLPVPWQALLLSIGVYVALPLVAGFVSRKAILATKGQAWFEQKFLHILTPITIIALLATLVLLFSFKGEVILANPLTIVWIAVPLFIQTVVIFALGYFVAQKLGLGYADAAPTAMIGASNHFEVAIATATMLFGLSSGAALATVVGVLIEVPVMLMLVRICLRTEGWFARD; translated from the coding sequence ATGGACAAGGCCTGCATCACCAAGAAGCCCCAGGGGCTGTCCGTCTTCGAGAAGTACCTCACCGCCTGGGTGCTGCTGTGCATCGCGGCGGGCATCGTGCTGGGCAAGGTCGCGCCCCAGCTCGCGCGCACCCTCGACGGCCTGACGATCGACGCCGGCGGCGCCCCCGTCGTCTCGATCCCCATCGCCGTCTGCCTCTTCTTCATGATGTACCCCATCATGGAGAAGATCGACTTCGGCGAGGTGGTCCAGGCCGGCAAGAGCGCCAGGCCGGTCACCCTCACGCTGGTGATCAACTGGCTGATCAAGCCCTTCACCATGGTGGCCATCGCGGCGTTCTGCCTGGGCTCGGTCTTCAAGGGCCTGATCGGCCCGGACGCCGTGGATCTCGTGAAGATGCCCTTCGGCCTCGACCTGCCCGTGGGCGCGGTCCACGGCGTGGGCACGGTCGTCCTGCACGACGGGGTGAAGATGCTGGAAGTCCCGCTGTGGCGCAGCTACCTGGCCGGCTGCATCCTGCTCGGCATCGCGCCCTGCACGGCCATGGTGCTGGTCTGGGGGTACCTCGCCCGCGGCAACGACGGCCACACCCTCGTCATGGTGGCCATCAACTCCCTCACCATGCTCTTCGTCTTCGGTCCCCTGGGCGGCTTCCTGCTCGGCGTGGGGCGCCTGCCCGTGCCCTGGCAGGCGTTGCTGCTGTCGATCGGCGTCTACGTGGCGCTGCCGCTCGTGGCCGGATTCGTCTCGCGCAAAGCCATTCTCGCCACGAAGGGCCAGGCGTGGTTCGAGCAGAAGTTCCTCCACATCCTGACGCCCATCACCATCATCGCCCTGCTGGCCACCCTGGTGCTGCTGTTCAGCTTCAAGGGGGAGGTCATCCTGGCCAACCCGCTCACCATCGTCTGGATCGCGGTGCCGCTGTTCATCCAGACCGTGGTCATCTTCGCCCTCGGCTACTTCGTGGCGCAGAAGCTGGGCCTCGGCTACGCCGACGCCGCGCCCACGGCCATGATCGGCGCCTCGAACCACTTCGAGGTGGCCATCGCCACGGCCACCATGCTCTTCGGGCTCAGCTCCGGCGCGGCCCTGGCCACCGTCGTGGGCGTGCTGATCGAGGTGCCGGTGATGCTCATGCTCGTGCGCATCTGCCTGCGCACCGAGGGGTGGTTCGCGCGGGACTGA
- a CDS encoding TonB family protein has translation MHFWRSPQRLVPAVVAALVLNAALLASAALLARERPVVTDLTEPVGVNLVTLKPATPPRPPEKRETPPPRPKPKLKPDFTPELARPSLDAPDPTAIRVELDPSLLQGGPATGGFVFNASDLDTPPRAVVRSNPVYPYKARQRNIEGVVEVRFLVGADGSISNISIISSDPQGLFDDAVMKTIPNWRFRPGVLDGQAVPSWVVTAVEFRLGG, from the coding sequence GTGCACTTCTGGCGCTCTCCGCAACGCCTGGTGCCCGCCGTCGTCGCGGCGCTGGTGCTCAACGCCGCGCTGCTGGCCTCGGCGGCGCTGCTCGCGCGGGAGCGCCCCGTCGTCACCGACCTCACCGAGCCCGTGGGCGTGAACCTCGTCACCCTCAAGCCGGCCACGCCGCCCCGCCCGCCCGAGAAGCGCGAGACGCCGCCGCCCCGGCCCAAGCCCAAGCTGAAACCCGACTTCACGCCGGAACTGGCCCGACCCAGCCTCGACGCCCCCGACCCGACGGCCATCCGCGTCGAGCTCGATCCGTCCCTGCTGCAGGGCGGCCCCGCCACCGGCGGCTTCGTCTTCAACGCGTCCGACCTGGACACGCCGCCCCGCGCGGTCGTGCGCTCGAACCCGGTCTACCCCTACAAGGCCCGGCAGCGCAACATCGAGGGTGTCGTCGAGGTGCGCTTCCTCGTGGGGGCCGACGGCAGCATCAGCAACATCTCCATCATCAGCTCCGACCCCCAGGGGCTCTTCGACGACGCCGTCATGAAGACCATCCCCAACTGGCGCTTCCGGCCGGGGGTGCTCGACGGCCAGGCGGTGCCGTCGTGGGTCGTCACCGCGGTCGAGTTCAGGCTGGGGGGTTGA
- a CDS encoding CPBP family intramembrane metalloprotease, which produces MPPTSPALRRLVLGAMAVAPAVVVVALEGLRSVWWTFALYQVGICLVLPLATSLAGGRGLREHARLVGLAVPPDAPRWGGRTAAVILGLGTAVATAGFLLATQGAFLDAGRLAEVVAGWGVRADQLGALLAFMAVVNAASEELFWRGWAPGVFAAARPDGRPPVLLGVVVPALLYASYHVLTLARLTGEPGAVVLMAGGILAAGLAWGEVRRRTGHAWLPLASHGGAVVGYMAEYVALTAK; this is translated from the coding sequence ATGCCCCCCACCTCACCCGCCCTGCGCCGCCTCGTGCTCGGTGCCATGGCCGTCGCGCCCGCGGTGGTCGTGGTCGCCCTCGAGGGACTGCGCAGCGTGTGGTGGACCTTCGCCCTGTACCAGGTGGGGATCTGCCTCGTGCTCCCTCTGGCGACGTCGCTGGCCGGCGGGCGCGGCTTGCGGGAACACGCCCGGCTCGTGGGCCTGGCGGTGCCGCCGGACGCTCCGCGGTGGGGCGGGCGCACGGCGGCGGTGATCCTCGGCCTGGGCACCGCAGTCGCGACAGCGGGCTTCCTGCTGGCGACGCAGGGCGCGTTCCTCGACGCGGGCCGGCTGGCCGAGGTGGTCGCCGGCTGGGGCGTGCGGGCCGACCAGCTGGGGGCCCTGCTGGCCTTCATGGCCGTGGTCAACGCGGCCTCCGAGGAGCTCTTCTGGCGGGGCTGGGCGCCCGGCGTGTTCGCCGCGGCCCGGCCCGACGGGAGGCCGCCCGTCCTCCTCGGCGTCGTCGTGCCCGCGCTGCTGTACGCCAGCTACCACGTGCTGACCCTGGCCCGCCTGACCGGCGAGCCCGGCGCCGTGGTGCTCATGGCGGGCGGCATCCTGGCCGCCGGACTGGCCTGGGGCGAGGTGCGGCGCCGCACCGGGCACGCCTGGCTGCCGCTGGCGAGCCACGGCGGGGCGGTCGTCGGCTACATGGCGGAGTACGTGGCGTTGACGGCGAAGTAG
- a CDS encoding DUF3450 family protein, with the protein MKTRLLTGAVLAVLSAATLGVALPAAAQDIREAARAAEADRNAAAEEAARAEAAIVADRDRLTAEVARLEAEQKALEDEIAVLRRRQDELEIRRADMADQWSRRELGFREISGNVRVAARDLESLLKASPLDAGAEGRLERVRPLLDTGYFPDIDDITGMADVFMDEMRRSGQVTRRSGAFVGRDGRETSGEIFQTGKFTTVYRTPDETGFLTWSPDGRRLFALADLPPRGVARALDRYLDGGADAVPVDMSGGAALRQLGQGTNLVEQIRAGGPVVWPILVIGVLALALILFKAVFMSRLHGNTDRLMGEVNRLAAAGDWSACEKLVADDAGRSGAVGRVIRAGLAARDDDRETLESTLQEAILHELPGVQRGIAMLAVLGAVAPLLGLLGTVTGMIDTFRVITLFGTSDPKLMSGGISEALVTTELGLAVAIPIMLCHTWLSRRSDHLIGDMEEKAVQLTNIIRKRKLAGQP; encoded by the coding sequence ATGAAGACCCGCCTGCTGACCGGCGCCGTTCTCGCCGTGTTGTCGGCCGCCACGTTGGGGGTCGCCCTGCCGGCCGCCGCTCAGGACATCCGCGAGGCCGCCCGCGCCGCCGAAGCCGACCGCAACGCCGCCGCCGAGGAAGCCGCCCGCGCCGAGGCCGCCATCGTGGCCGACCGCGACCGGCTCACCGCCGAGGTCGCGCGCCTCGAGGCCGAACAGAAGGCCCTCGAGGACGAGATCGCCGTCCTGCGCCGCCGCCAGGATGAGCTCGAGATCCGCCGGGCCGACATGGCCGACCAGTGGTCGCGCCGCGAGCTCGGCTTCCGGGAGATCAGTGGCAACGTGCGCGTGGCCGCCCGCGACCTCGAATCGCTGCTCAAGGCCTCGCCTCTCGACGCGGGCGCCGAAGGCCGCCTCGAACGCGTCCGCCCGCTCCTGGACACGGGCTACTTCCCCGACATCGACGACATCACCGGCATGGCCGACGTCTTCATGGACGAGATGCGCCGCAGCGGCCAGGTCACCCGCCGCTCCGGGGCGTTCGTCGGCCGCGACGGCCGCGAGACCAGCGGCGAGATCTTCCAGACCGGCAAGTTCACCACCGTCTACCGCACCCCGGACGAGACCGGCTTCCTCACCTGGAGCCCCGACGGCCGCCGCCTCTTCGCCCTGGCCGACCTGCCGCCGCGCGGCGTCGCCCGGGCCCTGGACCGCTACCTCGACGGCGGCGCCGACGCGGTGCCCGTCGACATGAGCGGTGGCGCGGCCCTGCGCCAGCTTGGCCAGGGCACGAACCTCGTCGAGCAGATCCGGGCCGGCGGGCCGGTCGTGTGGCCGATCCTGGTCATCGGCGTGCTTGCCCTGGCGCTCATCCTGTTCAAGGCCGTCTTCATGAGCCGCCTGCACGGCAACACCGACCGCCTCATGGGCGAGGTGAACCGCCTGGCCGCCGCCGGCGACTGGTCCGCCTGCGAGAAGCTCGTGGCCGATGACGCCGGCCGCTCCGGCGCCGTGGGCCGTGTCATCAGGGCCGGACTCGCGGCCCGCGACGACGACCGCGAGACCCTCGAAAGCACCCTGCAGGAAGCCATCCTGCACGAGCTGCCCGGCGTGCAGCGCGGGATCGCCATGCTCGCCGTGCTCGGCGCCGTGGCGCCGCTGCTCGGCCTGCTCGGCACGGTCACGGGCATGATCGACACCTTCCGCGTCATCACCCTCTTCGGCACCAGCGACCCGAAGCTCATGTCCGGCGGCATCTCCGAGGCGCTGGTGACCACCGAACTGGGCCTGGCCGTGGCCATCCCCATCATGCTGTGCCACACGTGGCTCTCGCGCCGCAGCGACCACCTCATCGGCGACATGGAGGAGAAGGCCGTCCAGCTCACGAACATCATCCGCAAGCGGAAGCTGGCCGGACAGCCATGA
- a CDS encoding biopolymer transporter ExbD, with translation MIDVRKSLRGGNGNVDINMGPLVDMVFLLLIFFVVTTSFVKETGIDVQRSTAATAEVKERGNILLGVNADGEIYFEGKRIDVRSVRALVERALAEDPEAGVVVVADKDSNTGAVVEAMDQCRLAGARSVSLAAKRVEEG, from the coding sequence ATGATCGACGTGCGCAAGTCCCTGCGCGGCGGCAACGGCAACGTGGACATCAACATGGGCCCGCTGGTGGACATGGTGTTCCTGCTGCTGATCTTCTTCGTCGTCACCACCAGCTTCGTCAAGGAGACGGGCATCGACGTGCAGCGCTCCACTGCGGCCACCGCCGAGGTGAAGGAGCGCGGCAACATCCTGCTCGGCGTGAACGCCGACGGCGAGATCTACTTCGAGGGCAAGCGCATCGACGTGCGCAGCGTGCGCGCCCTGGTCGAGCGGGCCCTGGCCGAGGACCCCGAGGCGGGCGTGGTCGTGGTCGCGGACAAGGACTCCAACACCGGCGCCGTGGTCGAGGCCATGGACCAGTGCCGGCTGGCGGGCGCCCGCAGCGTGAGCCTCGCCGCCAAGCGGGTCGAGGAGGGCTGA
- a CDS encoding MotA/TolQ/ExbB proton channel family protein has product MWALIVDRLRSYAALRRDIDKVGALSQLERELSRSGDVLPGQHEHGPGAVDASLPGAPPESRGQHAAANIPSHPAGLRATLVREFLAERTGDRDLDRDILGHCALRLGRELDEHRATIAVLAAVAPLLGLLGTVLGMIETFDVIALFGTGNSRALASGISVALITTQTGLLVAIPGLLMSNRLGRAAEQLHTGLEETHAALERCLAPKEKTA; this is encoded by the coding sequence ATGTGGGCGCTGATCGTCGATCGGCTGCGGTCCTATGCGGCGCTGCGGCGGGATATCGACAAGGTGGGGGCGTTGTCGCAGCTCGAGCGTGAGTTGTCCCGGTCCGGCGATGTGTTGCCCGGGCAGCATGAACACGGCCCCGGGGCCGTCGACGCCAGCCTTCCGGGCGCCCCGCCCGAGTCCCGCGGGCAACACGCCGCCGCGAACATCCCCTCGCACCCCGCCGGCCTCCGCGCCACCCTCGTCCGCGAGTTCCTCGCCGAGCGCACCGGCGACCGCGACCTCGACCGCGACATCCTCGGCCACTGCGCCCTGCGCCTCGGTCGCGAACTCGACGAGCACCGCGCCACCATCGCCGTGCTGGCGGCCGTGGCGCCGCTGCTCGGCCTGCTGGGCACCGTCCTGGGCATGATCGAGACCTTCGACGTCATCGCCCTCTTCGGCACCGGCAACAGCCGGGCCCTCGCCAGCGGCATCTCGGTGGCGCTGATCACCACCCAGACCGGCCTGCTCGTGGCCATCCCGGGGCTGCTCATGAGCAACCGCCTCGGCCGCGCCGCCGAGCAGCTCCACACCGGACTCGAGGAGACCCACGCCGCCCTGGAGCGGTGTCTCGCCCCGAAGGAGAAGACGGCATGA
- a CDS encoding DUF3450 domain-containing protein — MTRLPSPFRALRLPRLAVAVGALLLLAGAGASALRAQDPADAAAADRAREATAGAVDTRQATQQRQDAWQDEQDALAARFRSAKAGVAWLQDRRDEEQARVAAAEARVAELARRLDEAERLEASLQDTLLVIFDRLAADVDRSLPFLPAERQGRLESLSRELVQPDTAAGEKLRRLLEALQVETGYGATVEVYQDRITVGGEEIFADILRLGRVALFWRTPDGDRVGTWDPGAAAWTELSGAHKRNLGLAVDMATRRRPVELVELPLGRVAP; from the coding sequence ATGACCCGTTTGCCTTCCCCCTTCCGCGCTCTCCGGCTGCCGCGTCTCGCCGTGGCCGTCGGGGCGCTCCTGCTGCTGGCGGGCGCGGGGGCCTCCGCGCTCCGCGCCCAGGATCCGGCCGACGCCGCGGCCGCCGACCGGGCCCGCGAAGCCACGGCCGGCGCCGTCGACACGCGCCAGGCCACCCAGCAGCGACAGGATGCCTGGCAGGACGAGCAGGACGCCCTCGCGGCCCGCTTCCGCAGCGCGAAGGCCGGCGTGGCCTGGCTGCAGGACCGGCGCGACGAGGAGCAGGCCCGCGTGGCCGCCGCCGAGGCGCGGGTCGCCGAGTTGGCGCGCCGTCTCGACGAGGCCGAGCGTCTAGAGGCCAGCCTGCAGGACACCCTGCTGGTGATCTTCGACCGTCTCGCCGCGGACGTCGACCGCAGCCTGCCCTTCCTGCCGGCCGAGCGCCAGGGCCGCCTCGAGAGCCTCTCGCGCGAGCTCGTCCAGCCCGACACCGCGGCCGGCGAGAAGCTGCGCCGCCTGCTCGAGGCCCTGCAGGTCGAGACCGGCTACGGCGCCACCGTCGAGGTGTACCAGGACCGCATCACCGTCGGCGGCGAGGAGATCTTCGCCGACATCCTGCGCCTCGGCCGGGTCGCCCTCTTCTGGCGCACCCCCGACGGCGACCGCGTCGGCACCTGGGACCCGGGCGCCGCCGCCTGGACCGAGCTCTCCGGCGCCCACAAGCGCAACCTCGGCCTGGCCGTCGACATGGCCACGCGCCGCCGCCCGGTCGAACTCGTGGAACTGCCGCTCGGGAGGGTCGCGCCATGA
- a CDS encoding tetratricopeptide repeat protein, whose amino-acid sequence MVRAGRIAALLLLAGVLAAGPGAPIARAAPPDDTAALRAEQQALESGDGLSSRAQRVLFQARTRQDDGNHGEAAAALEEWLAGDPGRDHHLLRFTLAVSQLALDRPADAAANLERAVALAPRYGRAWLRLGEADYATGNFARAGEAFAQAYDLSPGREPELLYYAGASLLAAGRAADATDTLARLVASHPDRPEFAWYQALIAAAVDADQPARAEKALADLIRAHPNDPAVWDLAYRFHAGQADYEQAAVHLAVAGRLRDLSRDELEQLGDLYAVIGVPLEAARAYERAFAAGAEPAPEAYRKLASAWLAAHESEAARATLDRALTARPTPKLWALKGDLEYRAGDYDAADAAYAAALALDDAFGRGHLMRGYCAYERDRRAEARAHLERAAEFPDQARSARSLLARLDEAP is encoded by the coding sequence ATGGTGCGTGCCGGACGGATCGCCGCGCTGCTGCTCCTGGCCGGAGTTTTGGCCGCCGGTCCCGGCGCCCCGATCGCTCGCGCCGCCCCACCCGACGACACCGCCGCCCTGCGCGCCGAGCAGCAGGCGCTCGAGTCGGGCGACGGCCTGAGCAGCCGGGCCCAGCGCGTGCTCTTCCAGGCCCGCACCCGGCAGGACGACGGCAATCACGGCGAAGCCGCCGCCGCCCTCGAGGAGTGGCTCGCGGGCGATCCCGGCCGCGACCACCATCTGCTGCGCTTCACCCTCGCGGTGAGCCAGCTCGCCCTCGACCGCCCCGCCGACGCGGCGGCGAATCTCGAGCGCGCCGTGGCCCTGGCGCCGCGCTACGGGCGGGCCTGGCTGCGCCTAGGCGAAGCGGACTACGCCACGGGGAACTTCGCCCGCGCCGGCGAAGCCTTCGCGCAGGCCTACGACCTGAGCCCCGGCCGCGAGCCCGAGCTGCTCTACTACGCGGGGGCGAGCCTGCTGGCCGCCGGCCGCGCCGCCGACGCCACCGACACCCTCGCGCGCCTCGTCGCATCCCATCCCGACCGGCCCGAGTTCGCCTGGTACCAGGCCCTCATCGCGGCCGCCGTCGATGCCGACCAGCCGGCGCGCGCCGAGAAGGCCCTCGCCGATCTCATCCGCGCCCACCCGAACGATCCGGCCGTGTGGGACCTCGCCTACCGCTTCCACGCCGGCCAGGCCGACTACGAGCAGGCGGCGGTGCACCTGGCCGTGGCCGGACGCCTGCGCGACCTCTCGCGCGACGAGCTCGAGCAGCTCGGCGATCTGTACGCGGTGATCGGCGTACCGCTCGAAGCGGCCCGGGCCTACGAACGGGCCTTCGCCGCCGGCGCCGAACCGGCGCCCGAAGCCTACCGCAAGCTGGCGTCGGCGTGGCTCGCGGCCCACGAGTCCGAAGCGGCGCGCGCCACCCTCGACCGCGCCCTCACGGCGCGGCCCACGCCGAAGCTGTGGGCGTTGAAGGGGGATCTCGAATACCGGGCCGGAGACTACGACGCGGCCGATGCCGCCTACGCCGCCGCCCTCGCCCTCGACGACGCCTTCGGACGGGGCCACCTCATGCGCGGGTACTGCGCCTACGAACGCGACCGCCGCGCCGAGGCCCGCGCCCATCTGGAGCGGGCGGCGGAGTTCCCCGACCAGGCCCGGTCGGCGCGCAGCCTGCTCGCCCGCCTCGACGAAGCGCCGTAG
- the pepF gene encoding oligoendopeptidase F codes for MESSVYRDPFIVSGPRFAPEAAAGAPVERSEIDDRYKWRLDRIFPDWTAWDACCAEVEAALPDLAACQGTLAASGAALLGTIEAIHACQRRLEQALVFASMKSDEDTRIGENTARKGRVSSLAVKFSEAVSWFESEVLEIAPERLAELVAEDDGLRLYDHFFHNIHRSRAHTLTADQEALLAGAGLMARGAGQVFNAFDNADLEFDPITDEHGDQVALTKARYYKFIKSRDRGVRQASFENFLDAYGALKNTLAANMDANVKNHVFFARARRHPGTLEAALHPDGVPPEVFHSLIETVGDHITTVHRYTELKKKVLGLDPLREFDLSVPLFSDGEFKFDYDDACTMLLDAFAPLGPDYVATVKEGIETGWIDVHENVGKRSGGYSNGVYDTPPYILLNWADQLGDTFTLAHELGHSMHTWLATRNQPYVYGDYPIFTAEVASTFNELLVMDHLLKTSDDPRRKLYLLDYHLSQINNTVFRQTMFAEFEHRIHVLGEEGDTLTADSLGALYQELLHKYWGPEAAFDPVRSPLTWTRIPHFFYNFYVYQYATAYSAAVALSRKVLGGGEADREQYLDILRSGCSRYPVDTIMLGGVDMTTSRPMADVIALFASLIDQVEELLG; via the coding sequence ATGGAGAGTTCCGTCTACCGCGACCCCTTCATCGTTTCCGGACCCCGCTTCGCGCCCGAGGCGGCGGCCGGGGCCCCGGTCGAACGCTCCGAGATCGACGACCGCTACAAGTGGCGCCTGGACCGGATCTTTCCCGACTGGACCGCCTGGGACGCGTGCTGCGCCGAAGTCGAGGCCGCCCTGCCGGACCTGGCCGCGTGCCAGGGCACGCTCGCCGCGTCGGGCGCCGCCCTGCTCGGCACCATCGAGGCCATCCACGCCTGCCAGCGCCGGCTCGAGCAGGCCCTCGTCTTCGCCAGCATGAAGAGCGACGAGGACACGCGCATCGGCGAGAACACGGCGCGCAAGGGACGCGTGTCGAGCCTGGCCGTGAAGTTCTCCGAGGCGGTGTCGTGGTTCGAGTCCGAGGTGCTCGAGATCGCGCCCGAGCGCCTGGCTGAACTCGTGGCCGAAGACGACGGCCTGCGCCTCTACGACCACTTCTTCCACAACATCCACCGCAGCCGCGCCCACACCCTCACCGCCGACCAGGAGGCCCTCCTGGCCGGGGCCGGGCTCATGGCGCGGGGGGCGGGCCAGGTCTTCAACGCCTTCGACAACGCCGACCTCGAGTTCGACCCGATCACCGACGAGCACGGCGACCAGGTGGCCCTGACCAAGGCCCGCTACTACAAGTTCATCAAGTCCCGCGACCGCGGCGTCCGGCAGGCCTCGTTCGAGAACTTCCTCGACGCCTACGGCGCCCTGAAGAACACCCTCGCGGCGAACATGGACGCCAACGTGAAGAACCACGTCTTCTTCGCGCGGGCGCGCCGCCATCCGGGCACCCTCGAGGCGGCCCTGCACCCGGACGGCGTGCCGCCCGAGGTCTTCCACTCGCTCATCGAGACCGTCGGCGACCACATCACCACCGTGCATCGCTACACCGAGCTGAAGAAGAAGGTGCTCGGCCTCGACCCCCTGCGCGAGTTCGACCTCTCGGTGCCCCTCTTTTCCGACGGCGAGTTCAAGTTCGACTACGACGATGCCTGCACCATGCTGCTCGACGCCTTCGCCCCCCTCGGCCCGGACTACGTGGCGACGGTGAAGGAGGGCATCGAGACCGGCTGGATCGACGTGCACGAGAACGTGGGCAAACGCAGCGGCGGCTACAGCAACGGCGTCTACGACACGCCGCCCTACATCCTGCTCAACTGGGCCGACCAGCTGGGCGACACCTTCACCCTGGCCCACGAGCTGGGCCACTCCATGCACACCTGGCTGGCCACCCGCAACCAGCCCTACGTGTACGGCGACTACCCCATCTTCACCGCCGAGGTGGCGTCGACCTTCAACGAACTGCTGGTCATGGACCACCTCCTGAAGACGAGCGACGATCCGCGCCGCAAGCTCTACCTGCTCGACTACCACCTCTCGCAGATCAACAACACCGTCTTCCGGCAGACCATGTTCGCCGAGTTCGAGCACCGCATCCACGTGCTGGGCGAGGAGGGCGACACCCTGACCGCCGACTCCCTCGGTGCCCTCTACCAGGAGCTGCTGCACAAGTACTGGGGCCCCGAGGCCGCCTTCGACCCCGTGCGCAGTCCGCTCACCTGGACGCGCATCCCGCACTTCTTCTACAACTTCTACGTCTACCAGTACGCCACGGCGTATTCGGCGGCCGTGGCCCTGTCGCGCAAGGTGCTCGGCGGGGGCGAAGCCGACCGGGAACAATACCTCGACATCCTGCGTTCGGGATGCAGCCGCTACCCCGTCGACACCATCATGCTCGGCGGCGTGGACATGACCACCAGCCGGCCCATGGCCGACGTGATCGCGCTCTTCGCCTCCCTGATCGATCAGGTCGAGGAACTGCTCGGCTAG